Below is a genomic region from Desulfobacter sp..
GGTCAAAAAGGGTGCGGCATAATCAACAAAGGACTCTAAACCTGAAAACCCTCTGGACATAACGGCATCGTACGATTTGAAATGGTCCGGATCCAAGGCCAGGGCCTGGACTCTGGAATGAAAAGCCTTGATCCCTTCAAGTTCGAGCGTCCGTACGACGTGGTTGAGAAAACTCACCTTTTTCCGTACCGAATCCACCAGGCTGAAATGAAGTGACGGATTTAAAATTTTCAGGGGCAATGCGGGAAATCCCCCGCCTGAGCCCATGTCCAGGATTTTATTTTCCCCGTTTAAAAGACCTGCCACCCCCACGGCATCTAAAAAATGTTTTTCCGCCATTTCCAAGGGATTTCTGATGGCGGTCAGGTTAATTTTTTTATTCCATACCATGAGTTGTTCTGCATGGTCTGCCATAAGCCCCATCTCTTTG
It encodes:
- the rsmG gene encoding 16S rRNA (guanine(527)-N(7))-methyltransferase RsmG; its protein translation is MNSWVDPFKERLFQGGQALGYELSSKEMGLMADHAEQLMVWNKKINLTAIRNPLEMAEKHFLDAVGVAGLLNGENKILDMGSGGGFPALPLKILNPSLHFSLVDSVRKKVSFLNHVVRTLELEGIKAFHSRVQALALDPDHFKSYDAVMSRGFSGLESFVDYAAPFLTPSGKIYALKGENAQNEITPAVRSRFDIKIDHYLLPFLKADRYLLRLTPK